In Rodentibacter haemolyticus, the DNA window CTTGATGGAAATAGCTGTATTCTGCGGCAGGGCTATCCACGCCATAAGTATTCATTTTTCCATTGCGTTTGTGAAAGCTTGCAATGCGGTAATGATCAATATCACTTCCCTTATTAAAAGAGATGATTGGCAATAAATTCGTTGAGATACCTTTCGATTCCGCTCCCCAGTTTTTCTTTTCACAGATTTTTTTCGCATTAGGACGGCGAATGGAACAATCATTGTAAGCGGCGAAATAACGAGGAATGATCGCTGAGACTTTTCTTTCTTTATATTGGACTTCACAAATAAGGGCAATTTCCGGCTCAATTTGTAAATTATCTGCTCCTTCAGGAAAACGAATATATTGATGGCTAAGTGGGTAAACGGAAAGGAAGCCGGCTTTTTCACTAGGCACGTAGAATGGAAAAATTGCTTTAGGTTGAATGGCATTTGTTGTTTTTATGGCGATAAAGTCATTGGCTTCCCCCGCTTGTTCTAAATGTCCGGCAAAATTTCCGGCAACACCGAAACCAATCATCTTTTCAAAATTCATATCATCTCCTTATTTAAAATAGTGTGATCGCTTAAATTTATCCTGATTTTTGTCTAAAAACAAATCTAACCGTCTAACATTTAAACAGATAACAAAAAAATTAAAATTTTTTACAAAAA includes these proteins:
- a CDS encoding DUF5718 family protein, which gives rise to MNFEKMIGFGVAGNFAGHLEQAGEANDFIAIKTTNAIQPKAIFPFYVPSEKAGFLSVYPLSHQYIRFPEGADNLQIEPEIALICEVQYKERKVSAIIPRYFAAYNDCSIRRPNAKKICEKKNWGAESKGISTNLLPIISFNKGSDIDHYRIASFHKRNGKMNTYGVDSPAAEYSYFHQELLDWIVDRMNNQPDEGPMNHIASLLETAGYPAQTVISIGATRYTPFGETHFLQPGDTAIVVVYDGTKYQAAQIEEMARSERFPQDISALIQQVI